A genomic window from Salvia miltiorrhiza cultivar Shanhuang (shh) chromosome 5, IMPLAD_Smil_shh, whole genome shotgun sequence includes:
- the LOC130986840 gene encoding mitochondrial ATP-independent inner membrane protease subunit 1a isoform X2 has translation MRAPKLLHQYALQWKSAAKEVLSHTVLFAQFISLLHLTDSYICSPTLVYGPSMLPTLNFTGDVLLVDKLSPLLGKVGTGDVVLVRSPENPRKNITKRIVGVEGDTVTFLVDPGRSDRSNSVLVPKGHVWIQGDNIYASNDSRHLGPVPYGLVCGKVFCRVWPPQEFGRLGQ, from the exons ATGAGAGCTCCAAAACTGCTGCACCAATATGCTCTACAATGGAAGTCAGCAGCTAAGGAAGTGTTGAGCCACACCGTTCTCTTCGCTCAATTTATTTCCCTTTTGCACCTCACCGATAGCTACATTTGCTCTCCAACCCTA GTTTACGGCCCTAGCATGCTGCCGACATTGAATTTCACGGGCGACGTTTTGCTGGTTGATAAGCTGTCTCCCTTGCTGGGGAAGGTCGGCACTGGTGACGTCGTTCTGGTACGATCACCGGAAAACCCTAGGAAGAACATAACCAAGCGCATTGTCGGCGTTGAAGGCGATACAGTCACCTTCCTGGTGGATCCCGGTCGCAGCGACCGATCTAATTCGGTGTTG GTACCGAAGGGTCATGTGTGGATTCAGGGAGATAATATCTATGCATCAAATGATTCACGGCACCTTGGTCCAGTTCCTTATGGGCTGGTTTGTGGGAAGGTCTTTTGTAGA GTATGGCCACCTCAAGAATTTGGACGTTTGGGACAATAG
- the LOC130986840 gene encoding mitochondrial ATP-independent inner membrane protease subunit 1a isoform X1 translates to MRAPKLLHQYALQWKSAAKEVLSHTVLFAQFISLLHLTDSYICSPTLVYGPSMLPTLNFTGDVLLVDKLSPLLGKVGTGDVVLVRSPENPRKNITKRIVGVEGDTVTFLVDPGRSDRSNSVLVPKGHVWIQGDNIYASNDSRHLGPVPYGLVCGKVFCRVSLAAMFLINYLYNLNCLIFSVFLCTAWKLHACLRYSFNQYPALETVCLLLPSPL, encoded by the exons ATGAGAGCTCCAAAACTGCTGCACCAATATGCTCTACAATGGAAGTCAGCAGCTAAGGAAGTGTTGAGCCACACCGTTCTCTTCGCTCAATTTATTTCCCTTTTGCACCTCACCGATAGCTACATTTGCTCTCCAACCCTA GTTTACGGCCCTAGCATGCTGCCGACATTGAATTTCACGGGCGACGTTTTGCTGGTTGATAAGCTGTCTCCCTTGCTGGGGAAGGTCGGCACTGGTGACGTCGTTCTGGTACGATCACCGGAAAACCCTAGGAAGAACATAACCAAGCGCATTGTCGGCGTTGAAGGCGATACAGTCACCTTCCTGGTGGATCCCGGTCGCAGCGACCGATCTAATTCGGTGTTG GTACCGAAGGGTCATGTGTGGATTCAGGGAGATAATATCTATGCATCAAATGATTCACGGCACCTTGGTCCAGTTCCTTATGGGCTGGTTTGTGGGAAGGTCTTTTGTAGAGTAAGCCTTGCTGCCATGTTCTTGATTAATTATCTGTATAACTTGAACTGTTTaatattttcagttttcttgTGCACTGCTTGGAAGCTTCATGCTTGCTTACGTTACAGCTTCAATCAATATCCAGCACTTGAGACTGTTTGCTTATTGCTCCCCTCCCCCCTATGA
- the LOC130986841 gene encoding uncharacterized protein LOC130986841, whose translation MLFMQGLIHAVSTLAPLAEHRNCARHVYANWKKQHKGITLKNMFWNAVRATYVEQYKLAIEDIKSEKPAAYEDFIERGPQKFCKAFLNTFPRCDMVDNNISETFNGYIINARGKHVIDMLEDIRCSLMERQYKKIVEIEALHDRLCPKVRKKLDKLKAQSRFCIPHPALGGFFEVDMFDDKFVVSVEGKTCTCRAWDLSGIPCVHAISAFYFLKQDPAEVVHDYFTIERYKKAYEFGIAPLNGEKLWPNAEGWVVKAPKCRRMPGRQRVKRKRDADERDSTNPNKLRRFGLKMTCQKCFQKGHNKVRCQNAPVEKPKKEKGRRGRPPKTTNEMNRNSQASSATTITTEACSNPTFDRRALAKERALANKGIGVLQTESGNIYVKSSSRKSVKAINPTTWKPPRTKSPATQESTN comes from the exons ATGTTATTCATGCAGGGTCTTATTCATGCAGTTAGCACATTGGCACCACTAGCAGAGCATAGAAATTGTGCCCGACATGTATATGCTAATTGGAAGAAACAACACAAAGGTATAACACTGAAGAATATGTTCTGGAATGCAGTTAGAGCCACATATGTTGAACAATACAAGTTGGCAATTGAGGATATTAAAAGTGAGAAGCCTGCAGCGTATGAGGATTTCATTGAGCGAGGGCCACAAAAATTTTGTAAGGCTTTTCTGAACACATTTCCTCGTTGTGACATGGTAGACAATAATATTAGTGAAACATTCAATGGGTACATAATAAATGCTAGAGGTAAACATGTTATAGACATGCTAGAGGATATTAGGTGCTCATTGATGGAGAGACAATACAAGAAAATTGTAGAAATTGAGGCCCTTCATGATAGATTATGTCCTAAGGTTAGGAAGAAGTTGGATAAGTTAAAGGCTCAAAGCAGATTTTGTATTCCACATCCTGCCTTAGGTGGGTTTTTTGAAGTGGATATGTTTGATGATAAATTTGTTGTGAGTGTTGAAGGTAAGACTTGTACTTGCAGAGCATGGGACTTATCAGGAATCCCATGTGTCCATGCCATTTCTGCATTCTATTTTTTGAAGCAGGATCCGGCTGAAGTAGTCCATGACTACTTCACAATTGAAAGGTACAAAAAGGCATATGAATTTGGTATAGCACCATTAAATGGTGAGAAGCTGTGGCCTAATGCAGAAGGGTGGGTTGTTAAAGCACCAAAGTGTAGGCGAATGCCGGGAAGGCAGAGGGTTAAAAGAAAGAGAGATGCTGATGAGAGGGACTCTACCAATCCAAATAAGCTGCGCAGATTCGGGTTAAAAATGACATGTCAAAAATGTTTTCAAAAGGGACATAACAAGGTTCGTTGCCAAAATGCGCCAGTTGAGAAAcctaagaaagagaag GGGAGAAGGGGTAGACCACCAAAAACTACCAATGAAATGAATAGGAATTCACAAGCAAGCTCAGCAACAACTATAACCACAGAAGCATGTTCAAACCCAACATTTGACAGAAGAGCTCTTGCAAAGGAAAGGGCATTGGCAAACAAGGGAATAGGTGTGTTGCAAACTGAAAGCGGTAATATCTATGTGAAGTCAAGCTCTAGGAAGAGTGTGAAAGCGATAAATCCTACAACTTGGAAGCCACCAAGAACGAAGTCCCCAGCAACTCAAGAAAGCACTAATTAG
- the LOC131025810 gene encoding histone H2B.4-like encodes MACPIALAAKPGILYWPDAISLFSKKSTVAGKIHVEEKKLSNDAAVSIDKNKKRKRKKKKTNVETYKISAIFKVLKQAHPDIGISSKAMGIMNSFNNDIFEKLAVESSKLARYNKKLDVTSWEVQMAVRVLVLPNKHVVSEGTKGKV; translated from the exons ATGGCGTG CCCAATTGCATTAGCTGCCAAACCTGGGATATTGTATTGGCCCGATGCTATTTCACT ATTCAGCAAGAAGTCGACAGTGGCGGGGAAGATACACGTGGAGGAAAAGAAGCTGTCGAATGATGCCGCCGTCAGCATAGACAAGaacaagaaaaggaagagaaagaagaaaaagacgAACGTGGAGACGTACAAGATCAGCGCTATTTTCAAGGTCCTGAAGCAAGCCCATCCCGATATCGGGATCTCAAGCAAGGCGATGGGAATCATGAATAGCTTCAACAACGACATCTTCGAGAAGCTTGCGGTGGAATCCTCCAAATTGGCGAGGTACAACAAAAAATTGGATGTCACGTCCTGGGAAGTCCAGATGGCCGTCCGAGTACTGGTGCTTCCTAACAAGCACGTCGTATCCGAGGGGACTAAGGGAAAGGTTTAG